The proteins below come from a single Faecalibaculum rodentium genomic window:
- a CDS encoding TVP38/TMEM64 family protein, which translates to MTTQTDPGAAARKRNFVISIVSTIVFGALLVWILHKGVDTAAIQKFLENCGPLAPVLFIAISVFSSYVPIVPMGSMGSIGIVLFGPVTAFFYNYATSVINCTLGFWLAKRYGDRMILNIASPKTYARYRHWVQTTKHFTLVFIICMFLPVSPDIILCMLAGLNGMSWGRFLAIILVSRPVSSWAYSTGLLKGFEWILKTLHLKQ; encoded by the coding sequence ATGACAACTCAGACAGATCCCGGCGCAGCTGCCCGGAAACGAAATTTTGTGATCTCCATCGTGTCCACCATTGTATTCGGTGCGCTGCTGGTGTGGATCCTGCACAAAGGGGTCGATACGGCCGCCATCCAGAAGTTTCTGGAGAACTGCGGTCCCCTGGCACCTGTGCTCTTTATCGCGATTTCGGTCTTCAGCTCCTATGTCCCCATCGTTCCCATGGGCTCCATGGGTTCCATTGGCATTGTGCTCTTTGGCCCTGTCACGGCGTTTTTTTACAACTACGCCACTTCGGTCATCAACTGCACGCTGGGGTTCTGGCTCGCGAAACGCTATGGCGACCGGATGATCCTCAACATCGCGTCCCCAAAGACCTACGCCAGATACAGGCACTGGGTGCAGACCACGAAGCACTTCACGCTGGTGTTCATCATCTGCATGTTTCTGCCGGTATCCCCCGACATCATTCTCTGCATGCTCGCGGGACTCAACGGTATGAGCTGGGGCAGGTTCCTGGCCATCATCCTCGTCAGCCGCCCGGTATCCTCATGGGCATATTCCACGGGGTTGCTGAAGGGCTTTGAATGGATTTTGAAAACACTGCACCTGAAGCAGTGA
- a CDS encoding sensor histidine kinase translates to MMAWLYDRRNLFLLLTVLFGIQVFIFYVYDLEWDALGYMALLEFVVVNVYLVLDYSRHLLSHRFLSAQRQVPDLSWMEYDGSQKDRDYQRIIRQRESLRHCQAEEYRQSRRDLQDLYDMWTHQNKLPIAALKLLLQEEQPDIREMRSQVLRLEQYTQMILAATRLESPETDYVFDWNPLDAPIRSVIRTFSPEFIRKRLRLTYEGTDETALTDVRWLTFVLEQILSNAVKHAKSQIGITVKDQVICIQDDGPGIPAQDLERIWSRGVTGQNGRKETAATGLGLYLSKAVMDRLGHEITIETSPDRGTAVRLDLTNAGLQDKD, encoded by the coding sequence ATGATGGCGTGGCTGTATGACCGCCGCAATCTCTTCCTGCTGCTGACGGTCCTGTTTGGGATACAAGTCTTCATTTTCTATGTCTATGACCTGGAATGGGATGCCCTGGGCTACATGGCACTGCTGGAGTTTGTGGTGGTCAATGTGTATCTGGTCCTGGATTACAGCCGCCACCTGCTGTCCCACCGGTTTCTCAGCGCCCAGCGTCAGGTGCCGGATCTTTCGTGGATGGAATATGACGGTTCGCAGAAGGACAGGGACTATCAGCGGATCATACGGCAGCGGGAATCGCTCCGTCACTGCCAGGCAGAGGAATACCGGCAGAGCAGGCGGGATCTGCAGGATCTGTATGATATGTGGACACATCAGAACAAGCTGCCCATTGCAGCCCTGAAGCTGCTGCTTCAGGAAGAACAGCCGGATATCCGGGAAATGCGAAGCCAGGTCCTGCGCCTGGAGCAGTATACGCAGATGATCCTGGCAGCGACCCGGCTGGAAAGTCCGGAAACCGATTATGTATTCGACTGGAATCCGCTGGATGCACCCATCCGGTCTGTGATCCGGACATTCTCCCCGGAATTCATCCGCAAAAGACTGCGGCTGACCTATGAGGGAACAGACGAAACCGCCCTGACGGATGTCCGGTGGCTGACATTCGTGCTGGAACAGATCCTCTCCAATGCGGTGAAACATGCCAAGTCGCAGATCGGAATCACGGTCAAAGACCAGGTCATCTGCATCCAGGATGACGGGCCGGGGATCCCGGCACAGGACCTGGAACGGATCTGGAGCCGGGGCGTCACAGGGCAGAACGGACGAAAGGAAACCGCAGCCACAGGCCTGGGCCTTTACTTGAGCAAAGCCGTGATGGACCGGCTGGGGCATGAAATCACCATAGAGACCAGCCCGGACAGAGGCACAGCCGTCCGGCTTGACCTCACGAATGCCGGCCTCCAGGACAAAGACTAG
- a CDS encoding ABC transporter permease codes for MRLSAKLALSNLRRNKRTTIPFMLTSALCTLMLYLVISLENSPAVSESFGGAQMQMMLGFGELVIVLFTVIFLFYTNSFLMKQRKREFGLFNILGLAKKDIAMVLFVELLICWAASLVAGIGLGMILDKGMYLLIGRLMNIDLPLEIGISGAAVMQTVIYTGAIYVLLVVYGFFMVNVSSPIELLHAQAEGEREPKNRWLLALGGVISLGAGYGLALWVQNPMDAFVLFFLAVILVIVGTYLLFSAGSIALLNMLQKNRRFYYQTSHFISVSGMKYRMKANAASLANICILSTMVLVALSTTICLMMGMDQSVETAYPRETTLSIYSQDGNYLQDFDQALAQSGVQATDVMAYTLFDIPGTVSGDTVSNLGEYGKPDMRLFEFIPVGQYNNAEGTDYTLEPGQVLINPGSDSWGSSLTIGDRTWSVAGTVDGFPPSGLGINMMGNPMLVVLPDEADIAWLQTLVPEEQRNVTNIFAFNSPDPNRDAGILKDTFEQITGARPFGDTRQNFALSLQSMYGSFLFVGIFVSILFVMASVLIMYYKQISEGFEDQKRFDIMTRVGLDNRQIRKTIHFQVLAVFFLPLAMAGIHVAFAFPMISKMLALLGMGDITLFMITCLIVFAIFAILYVIVYGLTSRTYYQLVKGMSEETEE; via the coding sequence ATGAGGCTCTCCGCAAAACTCGCCCTTTCGAACCTGCGCCGCAACAAACGGACCACGATCCCGTTCATGCTGACCTCCGCACTCTGCACCCTGATGCTGTATCTTGTCATCAGTCTGGAAAACAGCCCGGCGGTGTCCGAGTCCTTCGGCGGGGCCCAGATGCAGATGATGCTCGGGTTCGGGGAACTGGTCATTGTGCTCTTCACGGTGATTTTCCTGTTTTACACCAACAGCTTCCTGATGAAACAGCGCAAGCGGGAATTCGGCCTCTTCAATATCCTGGGCCTGGCGAAGAAGGACATCGCCATGGTCCTGTTTGTGGAGCTGCTCATCTGCTGGGCTGCAAGCCTCGTGGCGGGCATTGGCCTGGGCATGATCCTGGACAAGGGGATGTACCTGCTCATCGGGCGGCTGATGAACATCGACCTGCCACTGGAGATCGGGATATCCGGTGCGGCTGTGATGCAGACGGTGATCTACACCGGGGCGATATACGTGCTGCTGGTGGTCTACGGCTTTTTCATGGTCAATGTCTCCAGCCCCATCGAACTGCTCCATGCACAGGCAGAGGGGGAACGGGAACCGAAAAACCGCTGGCTGCTGGCCCTGGGCGGTGTCATCAGCCTGGGTGCCGGCTACGGACTGGCGCTGTGGGTCCAGAACCCCATGGATGCCTTCGTCCTGTTTTTCCTGGCAGTGATCCTGGTCATCGTCGGCACCTATCTGCTGTTTTCGGCCGGCAGCATCGCCCTGCTGAACATGCTGCAGAAAAACCGGCGCTTCTATTACCAGACCAGTCACTTCATTTCGGTTTCCGGCATGAAGTACCGCATGAAGGCCAACGCGGCGAGCCTGGCCAACATCTGCATCCTGTCAACCATGGTGCTGGTGGCGCTGTCCACCACGATCTGTCTCATGATGGGCATGGACCAGTCTGTGGAGACCGCCTATCCCCGCGAAACCACTCTGTCCATTTACTCCCAGGATGGCAACTACCTGCAGGATTTTGACCAGGCACTGGCACAAAGCGGCGTGCAGGCAACGGATGTCATGGCGTATACGCTGTTTGACATCCCCGGCACTGTCAGCGGGGATACCGTAAGCAATCTGGGAGAGTATGGAAAACCCGATATGAGGCTCTTCGAGTTCATTCCCGTGGGTCAGTACAACAATGCGGAGGGCACTGACTACACACTCGAACCCGGGCAGGTGCTGATCAACCCCGGATCCGACAGCTGGGGCAGTTCGCTGACCATTGGCGACAGGACCTGGTCTGTCGCCGGAACTGTGGACGGATTCCCGCCATCGGGTCTTGGGATCAACATGATGGGCAATCCCATGCTGGTGGTGCTGCCGGATGAAGCAGACATTGCCTGGCTGCAGACCCTGGTGCCGGAAGAGCAGAGGAATGTCACAAACATCTTTGCCTTCAACAGCCCGGATCCCAACAGAGATGCGGGGATTCTGAAGGATACCTTCGAGCAGATCACCGGCGCAAGGCCCTTCGGCGACACACGTCAGAATTTCGCCCTGTCCCTGCAGTCCATGTATGGCAGTTTCCTGTTTGTGGGGATCTTTGTCTCGATCCTGTTTGTGATGGCCAGCGTGCTCATCATGTACTACAAGCAGATATCCGAAGGATTCGAGGACCAGAAGCGCTTTGACATCATGACCCGCGTGGGGCTGGACAACCGGCAGATCCGGAAAACCATCCACTTCCAGGTCCTGGCTGTCTTCTTCCTGCCACTGGCCATGGCCGGGATCCATGTGGCGTTTGCCTTTCCGATGATCTCCAAAATGCTCGCCCTGCTGGGGATGGGGGACATCACGCTGTTCATGATCACGTGCCTGATCGTGTTTGCCATCTTCGCCATTCTGTACGTCATCGTATACGGCCTCACCAGCCGGACTTACTACCAGCTGGTGAAGGGCATGAGTGAAGAAACCGAGGAATAG
- a CDS encoding PTS transporter subunit EIIC codes for MKNWFTQFQAPLMKFGEKLSRNKILQILRDAFMLAFPLTIFGSITLIIANFPFLAQTIGESAAASLNAMLGPASTATMSFATVFTVLGIGYYFSCDRKVDPIFGAAIAPAAFGLVTPMETVFELETGGSVVVGNVLDINRLGAKGMFVGMIGAFLASWLYSWTTKKNWTIKMPDTVPPAVSKSFSALIPACFTLSVFLLIRIVFQFTPWGNIHDFFYEIVQGVQG; via the coding sequence ATGAAAAACTGGTTTACTCAATTTCAGGCACCCCTGATGAAGTTCGGCGAGAAGCTGTCCCGCAACAAGATCCTGCAGATCCTGCGGGATGCCTTCATGCTGGCCTTCCCGCTGACGATCTTCGGCTCCATCACACTGATCATCGCCAACTTCCCGTTCCTGGCTCAGACCATCGGCGAAAGCGCCGCCGCTTCCCTGAACGCGATGCTGGGACCGGCTTCCACAGCTACCATGTCCTTCGCAACGGTCTTCACTGTCCTGGGCATTGGCTATTATTTCTCCTGTGACCGCAAGGTGGATCCGATCTTCGGAGCTGCCATCGCACCGGCTGCTTTCGGCCTGGTCACACCTATGGAAACCGTCTTCGAGCTCGAGACCGGTGGCTCTGTCGTGGTCGGAAACGTTCTGGACATCAACCGGCTGGGGGCCAAAGGCATGTTTGTGGGGATGATCGGCGCTTTCCTGGCTTCATGGCTCTACAGCTGGACCACCAAAAAGAACTGGACCATCAAAATGCCGGACACCGTTCCGCCTGCTGTCTCCAAATCCTTCTCGGCGCTGATCCCCGCCTGTTTCACATTGAGTGTATTCCTGCTGATCCGGATCGTCTTCCAGTTCACGCCCTGGGGCAATATTCATGACTTCTTCTACGAAATCGTTCAGGGTGTGCAAGGATGA
- a CDS encoding transposase — MTSRKNISLRELESLCRTDCRFLYLSNYEMPSHQAFKRVLDILQEGAIDDIFFELSHHIAVDLMCIDPHVQFVDGTKIEANAHKNSFVYKKRIVNSRKKLYLSTSALLSEINSFFGYDYPLRDEYQSWDLFYVCQYLMEVMVQTDTQICYGIGHRKSSIQRYYDSLLKMALKLMEYEEWLYTLGNRNSCSKTDLDATFMATKWDYYNQSGVTRPCYNCQIAVSDGLIVNADIFQNPGDTLTWQAFMDRYHDYTGKYPCRPVADAGYGSLDNYLYNLKNGIELVQKYGNFGKKKDRRFQKRIYNVLNWKQTEEGFLICPEGRVLDQYEGDNISRTRGGNLHISQMYAEKGHCEGCPRRSQCFRFGKYRRVGKNVVMEELQGKVDENLGCEEGKGLCRQRSIQVEGAFGILKQDRGMTRFRRRGLKGVKMEFLLNCLGLNLYKYHLFWLKQRANNLIGKLN; from the coding sequence ATGACATCCAGAAAGAACATCTCCCTCAGGGAGCTGGAATCCCTGTGCCGTACAGACTGTCGGTTTCTTTACCTGTCCAACTATGAGATGCCCAGCCATCAGGCTTTCAAAAGGGTCCTGGATATCCTTCAGGAAGGGGCCATCGATGATATTTTCTTTGAACTCAGCCATCATATCGCCGTCGATCTGATGTGCATCGACCCACATGTGCAATTCGTCGATGGAACAAAGATAGAAGCCAATGCCCACAAGAATTCTTTCGTCTATAAGAAGAGGATCGTGAACAGTCGCAAGAAGCTGTATCTGAGCACTTCAGCTTTGTTAAGCGAGATCAATTCCTTCTTTGGCTATGACTATCCCCTCAGGGATGAATATCAGTCCTGGGATCTTTTCTATGTCTGCCAGTACCTGATGGAAGTCATGGTCCAGACTGACACGCAAATCTGTTATGGGATCGGCCATCGCAAGTCTTCCATTCAGAGATACTATGATTCACTGTTGAAAATGGCTTTGAAGCTGATGGAGTATGAAGAATGGCTTTATACGCTTGGAAACCGCAACTCATGTTCAAAAACCGACCTTGATGCGACCTTCATGGCCACCAAATGGGATTATTACAACCAAAGCGGAGTCACCAGACCGTGCTACAACTGCCAGATCGCAGTCAGTGACGGATTGATCGTGAATGCGGATATATTCCAGAATCCGGGAGACACCCTCACCTGGCAGGCTTTCATGGACCGTTATCATGACTATACAGGGAAATATCCTTGCAGACCCGTAGCGGATGCGGGATATGGAAGTCTTGACAATTACCTGTACAACCTGAAAAACGGGATAGAACTGGTACAGAAATACGGAAACTTTGGGAAGAAGAAGGACCGAAGATTCCAGAAGAGGATCTACAATGTGCTCAACTGGAAGCAAACAGAAGAAGGGTTTCTGATCTGTCCGGAAGGAAGGGTCCTGGATCAGTATGAAGGGGACAATATATCAAGGACCCGTGGTGGAAATCTTCATATCAGTCAGATGTATGCGGAAAAAGGCCATTGTGAGGGATGTCCCAGACGGTCCCAGTGTTTCCGGTTCGGCAAGTACAGGAGAGTCGGAAAGAATGTGGTGATGGAAGAGCTGCAGGGAAAAGTAGATGAAAACCTGGGATGCGAAGAAGGAAAGGGACTCTGCAGGCAGCGGTCAATACAGGTGGAGGGAGCGTTCGGGATTCTGAAGCAAGACCGGGGAATGACCAGATTCAGGCGAAGAGGATTGAAAGGTGTCAAGATGGAATTTCTTTTGAACTGTCTGGGTCTGAATCTTTATAAATATCATCTGTTCTGGCTTAAACAGAGGGCAAATAACCTTATAGGCAAGCTAAACTGA
- a CDS encoding ABC transporter ATP-binding protein has product MALLEVRDLKKIYSSRFSGTQVQALDNVNFDVQEGEFVAIMGESGSGKTTLLNILAALDRPTAGKVLLNGRDLAKIRGKELAAFRRSHLGFVFQDFNLLDTFTNKDNALLPLVLAKEKYPVMMKKLTPLAETLGISSILKKYPYEVSGGQKQRVSIARALITNPEILLADEPTGALDSRSSEDVLNLFTRINQEGQTILMVTHSMKAASYAGRVLFIKDGRVFHQIYKGDRSSSEFYEDISRTLTMMSRKGERA; this is encoded by the coding sequence ATGGCATTACTTGAAGTGAGGGATCTGAAAAAGATCTATTCGAGCCGGTTTTCCGGCACCCAGGTCCAGGCTCTGGACAATGTGAATTTCGACGTGCAGGAAGGGGAATTTGTCGCCATCATGGGTGAATCCGGATCCGGCAAAACCACCCTGCTGAACATACTCGCCGCCCTTGACCGGCCAACTGCCGGCAAGGTGCTGCTCAACGGCCGCGATCTTGCAAAGATCCGCGGCAAGGAACTGGCGGCCTTCCGCCGCAGCCACCTTGGCTTTGTCTTCCAGGACTTCAACCTCCTGGATACCTTCACCAACAAAGACAACGCCCTGCTCCCGCTGGTGCTTGCCAAGGAAAAATATCCGGTGATGATGAAAAAACTCACCCCGCTGGCGGAAACCCTGGGCATTTCCTCCATCCTCAAGAAGTACCCCTATGAGGTTTCCGGCGGACAGAAACAGCGGGTGTCCATCGCCCGGGCCCTGATCACCAACCCGGAGATCCTCCTGGCGGACGAACCGACAGGCGCCCTGGATTCCCGCAGCAGCGAAGACGTCCTGAACCTCTTCACCCGCATCAACCAGGAAGGCCAGACCATTCTGATGGTCACGCATTCCATGAAAGCCGCCAGCTACGCCGGCCGGGTCCTGTTCATCAAGGATGGCCGGGTCTTCCACCAGATCTACAAGGGAGACCGCTCCAGCAGCGAATTCTATGAAGACATCAGCCGGACGCTGACCATGATGTCCCGGAAAGGCGAACGGGCATGA
- a CDS encoding 2-hydroxyacyl-CoA dehydratase, which produces MTERVPHPVFTEEMRQTHTILFPDMVDIHFHLLENVLRQSGYRAALLTNEGPEVSRTGQKYVHNDTCYPALLTIGQMISALESGGYDPDHTALILPQTGGGCRASNYVSLLRKALRDAGMGQVPVISLNLQGLDDAPGFRITLPFLRKMLACMAYGDLLMILANQVRPYEVEPGQTDALVSAWIKYLSKQFAQGSGYDLRSMKQNDARIARTFHEIPVHRVPKVKTGIVGEIYVKYSALANNHLEEFLRKQDCEVMMPGIMQFLLYAADMPLEDVRLYGGKKSTQVLNGVMLTYLTKYESLVMDAIGQYPEFTVPARYRRLKELAAPLIGTGCKMGEGWLLTAEMAELALSGYSNIVCAQPFGCLPNHIAGKAMISKVRRLYPEANIVAIDYDPGAARVNQENRIKLMLSIARENLEKETNEQKRS; this is translated from the coding sequence ATGACGGAACGTGTCCCGCATCCGGTCTTCACCGAAGAGATGCGGCAGACCCACACCATCCTGTTTCCGGATATGGTGGACATTCACTTCCATCTCCTGGAAAACGTGCTCCGTCAGTCGGGATACCGGGCGGCGCTGCTCACCAACGAGGGACCGGAGGTCAGCCGCACGGGGCAGAAGTATGTGCACAATGACACTTGTTATCCGGCGCTGCTCACCATCGGCCAGATGATTTCGGCCCTGGAATCCGGGGGATACGATCCGGACCATACAGCCCTGATCCTGCCTCAGACCGGCGGCGGCTGCCGGGCTTCCAATTATGTGTCGCTGCTGCGCAAGGCACTGCGGGATGCGGGCATGGGACAGGTGCCGGTGATTTCCCTGAACCTGCAGGGGCTGGATGATGCCCCGGGGTTCCGGATCACGCTCCCGTTTCTGCGCAAGATGCTTGCCTGCATGGCCTATGGGGACCTGCTCATGATCCTGGCCAACCAGGTCCGGCCCTATGAGGTGGAGCCCGGGCAGACGGATGCGCTGGTGAGCGCCTGGATCAAGTATCTGTCGAAGCAGTTCGCGCAGGGAAGCGGGTATGACCTGCGGTCGATGAAGCAAAACGATGCCCGGATCGCGCGCACCTTCCACGAAATTCCCGTCCACCGCGTCCCGAAGGTCAAGACCGGGATCGTGGGCGAGATCTACGTGAAGTATTCGGCCCTGGCCAACAACCACCTGGAGGAGTTCCTGCGAAAGCAGGACTGTGAAGTCATGATGCCGGGCATCATGCAGTTTCTGCTGTATGCGGCGGATATGCCCCTGGAGGATGTCCGGCTGTATGGCGGGAAGAAAAGCACGCAGGTGCTCAACGGCGTCATGCTCACATATTTGACGAAATACGAATCACTGGTCATGGATGCCATCGGGCAGTACCCGGAGTTCACGGTCCCTGCCCGCTACCGCCGGCTGAAGGAACTGGCGGCGCCGCTGATCGGCACGGGATGCAAGATGGGAGAGGGATGGCTTTTGACGGCGGAAATGGCGGAGCTGGCCTTGAGCGGCTACAGCAACATTGTGTGCGCCCAGCCCTTTGGCTGCCTGCCCAACCACATTGCGGGCAAGGCCATGATCTCCAAGGTCCGGCGCCTGTATCCCGAGGCGAACATCGTCGCGATCGACTATGACCCCGGGGCGGCGCGGGTGAACCAGGAGAACCGGATCAAGCTGATGCTGAGCATAGCCCGGGAAAACCTGGAAAAGGAAACGAACGAACAGAAGCGGTCCTGA
- a CDS encoding acyl-CoA dehydratase activase-related protein: protein MNGSCAGGTGAFIDQMATLLQISQDEMNALAMNHEKLYPVASRCGVFAKSDIQPLLNQGATKEDISASIFQAVVSQTIAGLAHGRPIAGNVVYLGGPLTFFSMLRDTFDRNLHLEGTCPPLSLYYVAYGAALLAADEAFDLEKLADRIPDLAGWQSYDSLRPLFRDRRERIAFEDRYGQDLPEPLACTDECVSFFIGIDAGSTTTKCAALREDGTIAFYRYLPSGGQPVSHVRDFLLELYDRYPGCRILGSAATGYGEDIIRSAFGVDLGVVETVAHYTAAKAYDPDVDFIIDIGGQDIKCFRIRNGAIDQIFLNEACSSGCGSFLQTFAQTLGYDMETFCDHALKGTRPVDLGSRCTVFMNSSVKQAQKDGAAMEDIAAGLAVSVVKNALYKVIRLKQGQKLGDHIIVQGGTFLNDAVLRAFELELGMPVTRPAAAGLMGAVGAALYAREQGLTSSTLRTRDQVLALQHTVKPTVCQGCTNHCQLTVNVFDGGKVCVAGNRCEKPVRHASARPGHNLYEYKRQQLARFASRKGRRKTIGIPLVLNMYELLPFWHTLFTALDFGVEISGFSSLSMYHKGQGKIPSDTVCYPAKLAHGHIQALKDRGVQDIFYPCLSYNVDEDKSVNHYNCPVVAYYPESIQSTLPQEKLLMPYLGIHRRKDFAKHFWKFLKEEVDDTVRLREVQKAVSAAYEALDGYMEDIRNQADVWLQEARQTGQEIVVLCGRPYHADPEVIHGIDQYIASTGRLVLSEDSVFHHTDQARTDVLNQWTYHARLYSAAQWVAAQQDPKIQLVQMVSFGCGVDAITGDEVRAILESAGCLYTQVKIDEITNLGAVKIRLRSLFAAAKGRQKQTDSRTGQMADQSDRPGEIA from the coding sequence ATGAACGGCTCCTGCGCCGGCGGGACCGGCGCCTTCATTGACCAGATGGCGACGCTGCTGCAGATCAGCCAGGATGAAATGAATGCCCTGGCCATGAACCACGAAAAGCTCTATCCTGTCGCCAGCCGGTGTGGCGTGTTTGCGAAAAGCGACATCCAGCCGCTGCTGAACCAGGGAGCCACGAAGGAGGATATTTCCGCCTCGATTTTCCAGGCCGTGGTCTCCCAGACCATCGCCGGTCTGGCCCATGGCCGCCCCATTGCGGGCAATGTGGTGTACCTGGGCGGACCGCTGACGTTTTTCTCCATGCTGCGCGACACCTTTGACCGGAACCTGCACCTGGAGGGAACCTGCCCGCCGCTGTCCCTTTATTATGTGGCCTACGGAGCGGCACTGCTGGCGGCTGACGAAGCCTTCGACCTGGAGAAACTGGCAGACCGCATCCCGGACCTGGCGGGATGGCAGTCCTATGACTCCCTGCGCCCGCTGTTCCGGGACCGCCGGGAACGGATCGCCTTTGAAGACCGGTATGGTCAGGATCTGCCGGAACCTCTTGCCTGCACGGATGAGTGCGTGTCGTTTTTCATCGGCATCGATGCGGGAAGCACCACGACCAAATGCGCGGCGCTGAGAGAAGACGGCACCATTGCCTTTTACCGCTACCTGCCTTCCGGCGGGCAGCCGGTCAGTCATGTCCGGGACTTCCTGCTGGAGCTCTATGACCGGTATCCCGGCTGCCGGATTCTGGGCAGTGCCGCCACAGGATATGGGGAAGACATCATCCGGTCGGCCTTCGGGGTGGATCTGGGAGTGGTGGAAACCGTGGCGCACTACACAGCGGCGAAAGCCTATGATCCCGATGTGGACTTCATCATTGACATCGGCGGGCAGGACATCAAGTGTTTCCGGATCCGCAACGGCGCCATTGACCAGATCTTCCTGAACGAAGCCTGTTCCTCCGGCTGCGGCTCTTTCCTGCAGACCTTCGCCCAGACCCTGGGATATGATATGGAGACTTTCTGTGACCATGCCCTGAAGGGAACCAGACCCGTGGACCTGGGCAGCCGCTGCACGGTGTTCATGAACTCCTCCGTGAAACAGGCACAGAAAGACGGCGCGGCGATGGAAGACATCGCGGCGGGACTGGCGGTGTCGGTGGTGAAAAACGCCCTGTACAAAGTCATCCGCCTGAAGCAGGGACAGAAGCTCGGGGATCACATCATTGTGCAGGGAGGCACGTTCCTGAACGACGCGGTTCTGCGGGCCTTCGAGCTGGAACTGGGCATGCCCGTCACCCGGCCGGCTGCAGCCGGTCTCATGGGGGCTGTCGGCGCCGCGCTGTATGCCCGGGAACAGGGACTGACATCGAGCACGCTGCGGACCCGTGACCAGGTGCTGGCCCTCCAGCATACAGTGAAGCCCACGGTGTGTCAGGGATGCACCAACCACTGCCAGCTGACGGTGAACGTATTCGATGGCGGCAAGGTGTGTGTGGCGGGCAACCGCTGCGAAAAACCGGTCAGGCATGCATCGGCCAGACCGGGCCACAATCTGTATGAATACAAGCGGCAGCAGCTGGCGCGCTTTGCGAGCCGGAAAGGCCGCCGGAAGACCATCGGCATTCCGCTGGTCCTGAACATGTACGAGCTCCTGCCTTTCTGGCACACGCTGTTCACGGCGCTGGACTTCGGGGTGGAGATTTCAGGATTTTCGAGTCTGTCCATGTATCACAAGGGGCAGGGAAAAATCCCGAGCGACACGGTCTGCTATCCGGCGAAGCTGGCCCATGGGCATATCCAGGCATTGAAGGACCGCGGTGTGCAGGACATTTTCTATCCCTGTCTGTCCTACAACGTGGATGAAGACAAAAGCGTGAACCACTACAACTGTCCCGTGGTGGCCTACTATCCGGAGTCGATTCAGAGCACCCTGCCGCAGGAAAAGCTGCTCATGCCTTATCTGGGGATTCACCGGCGGAAGGACTTTGCAAAGCATTTCTGGAAATTTCTGAAGGAAGAAGTGGACGACACAGTCCGGCTGCGGGAAGTGCAGAAGGCGGTGTCGGCAGCCTATGAAGCGCTGGATGGCTACATGGAAGACATACGCAATCAGGCGGATGTCTGGCTGCAGGAAGCCAGGCAGACGGGGCAGGAAATCGTGGTGCTCTGCGGACGCCCCTATCATGCGGATCCGGAGGTCATTCACGGCATTGACCAGTACATTGCCTCAACAGGCCGGCTCGTGCTCTCGGAAGATTCGGTGTTCCATCACACGGATCAGGCCCGGACGGATGTCCTGAACCAGTGGACCTATCATGCCAGGCTCTACTCGGCAGCCCAGTGGGTGGCTGCACAGCAGGACCCGAAGATCCAGCTTGTGCAGATGGTGAGCTTTGGCTGCGGTGTGGACGCAATCACCGGGGATGAAGTCCGGGCGATCCTGGAAAGTGCCGGATGTCTGTACACCCAGGTGAAGATTGACGAGATCACCAATCTGGGAGCCGTGAAGATCCGCCTGCGGTCGCTGTTTGCGGCGGCGAAGGGCAGACAGAAGCAGACAGACAGCCGGACCGGTCAGATGGCGGATCAAAGTGACCGGCCGGGAGAAATCGCATGA
- a CDS encoding SprT-like domain-containing protein has product MMADAGLVVMLESIKEDFRKAGLTPGRIGEVSFSGRLTRSRGNCRRETDGFYTIHISTRLMGHTELVRETLAHELLHTVKGCFDHGPRFQEAARKLREYGYHIQSTYEPEAFEIRGRYQFQCSRCGVIVNRTRRSNFTEHPERYIHKGCGGHFEPLPERRPREK; this is encoded by the coding sequence ATGATGGCTGACGCGGGGCTGGTGGTGATGCTGGAATCCATCAAGGAGGACTTCCGGAAGGCCGGTCTGACACCCGGCAGGATCGGGGAAGTCTCCTTTTCAGGGCGTCTCACCAGAAGCCGCGGCAACTGCCGGCGGGAAACCGACGGGTTTTATACCATACACATTTCTACCCGCCTCATGGGACATACAGAGCTTGTTCGCGAGACTCTGGCCCATGAGCTCCTGCATACCGTCAAGGGCTGTTTCGACCATGGCCCCCGGTTTCAGGAAGCCGCGAGAAAACTGAGGGAATACGGCTACCACATTCAAAGCACGTATGAACCGGAAGCGTTTGAAATCAGGGGCAGGTACCAGTTTCAGTGCAGCCGGTGCGGTGTGATCGTCAACCGGACCAGACGGTCGAATTTTACCGAACACCCGGAGCGGTATATCCACAAAGGATGCGGGGGTCATTTCGAGCCCCTCCCTGAACGCCGTCCCAGGGAAAAATGA